A stretch of DNA from Cellulomonas xiejunii:
TTGGTCACTCGGTCGGCGGTGCCGCGCGGCCGACGCCGAGCGACTGGAGGAAGCCGGCGAACGCGGACTCGACGACGGACGCGTTCGCCGTGTACCGGATCGTCGTCCCGCGTCGTTCGGCGATCACGAGGTCCGCCTCGCGCAGGATCCGCAGGTGACCCGACAGCGTCGGTCCGGCCACGTCGAGTGCGTCGGCGAGCTCGCCGACGAGCATCCAGTCCCGTCGGGCCAGCTCCCGCAGCACCGCCCGCCGCGTCGGGTGCGACAGCGCGGCGAACACACCGTCCGGCATGGCTTCCTTCCTATTTCGTGAAATACCAAAATAGCGCGGATCCGGACATCTGACCACCCCTTCTCCGGTGCCCGGCGCCGCCGACGGTCTCGCCGTCACCACGGACCGCATGCGCCCCGACGTCCACCCGTCGGGACGCGGCGCCCGCGAGACCGGGCTCGCGCGGCCCGTGCGCACGGGGGAGCCGACTCAGCCCGGTCTCGCGGTGGGCCCGTCCCGGGATGTGGACGTCCGCGTTCGCAGGGTGCCGCGGAGCTGCCGTCACGACTGGTGGACGGCCTCGGTAGCGCGCGGCATGGCATCACGAGGTGCACCTGAGCCGTGGGGCGACCTCCCGCGGCAGCCTGGCTGAGGTCGGCGCGACTTCTCACCATGCGGGTCCACCTCCAGGCCCGTCGGCGGCCCGTCCGTCGTCACCGTCCACGGCTCGTGCGGCGAGACGCCGACGCGCGGCTCGCCGCCGCGCAGTTCGCCGCCACCCGGTCATCCGGTCACGGTCATGGCCTCATGGCACGCCGCGGGCGGCGTTCCCGCACGTCAGGAGCCGGTCATGTTCCGCAGCTGCTCGACGTCCACGAGCCCTCGGACGACCGGCCCGATCATCACCAGGTACATCAGCGCGAAGAACGTCGCGCCGATCAGCGTGAAGCCGATCGCGTTGCCCAGCGCGCCGGGCGTGCGCAGGTGCCCGAGCACCTTGCGCACCAGGTGGCGCGGGTGCTTCACGTCCCACGAGTTGAGGCGCACGTGGCGGCCCAGGTAGATGCCGAACGCGACGAGCAGCAGCAGCACGCCCTCCAGCAGGCGTGCCGTCGTGCCGGTCAGCGGCTCGGCCGAGTCCACGCCGCCGACGACGAGTGCGACCAGCACGACGAGGAACACGTTGAGCACCGTCGTCAGGACGCCCGACATCGCCAGGACCAGCACCGACAGGACGTCGTACCACTCGGGTACCCGCTCACCCTCGCGCCGGTGGTTGAGGTTGAGCTCGGTGATGAGGTAGCCCGAGTTGGGCAGCAGCAGCAACCACACCAGTCCCAGCACCGCACCGACCACCCACACGACCGGACGCGGCGTCCCGACGACGACCAGCGGCAGCAGCACCACCACGGCGAGCCCCAGGACGACGAGCGGCGCTGCCGACAGCACGAGGTTCAGCAGCATCGGCCGGTACAGCCGTGCCCCGTAGACGGGTGCCCGGACGACGACCAGCACCGCCGCGAACACGTTCATCAGCAGGACCCCTACGACGAGGCTGGTCAGCACGCGCACTCCCTTCACCGGTGGCGCCCCATCATGGCGTGCGCGGTCGGCGCGCACCGTCGTCCACAGGTGCCCGGCGGGGACGTGTCCGGAATCGGTAGGTTCTGCGCATGCGTCGACAGGGGCAGGGCGTCGTGAGGTGCCGGTGGGCGGTGGTCGCTGCCGTCGCGGTGCTGGTCGGCGGGTGCACCGGGGAACCGGTGCCGGAGCGCACGACGGTGGCGGCGACGCCGAGCGCGAGCGCGAGCCCCGTGCCGAGTCCGCCGCCGCGACCGGAGATGCCGGTGAGGCCGCAGGGGATGGATGAACCGACGGCCGCCGGTGCGACGGCAGCAGCGACGCACTTCTTCGAGCTGTACGACTACGCCTTCAGCACCGGCGACGCGGGACCCCTGCGGGCGTTGTCCGCCGAGTCCTGCACCTACTGCAACGAGGTCGTCCAGCAGGTGCAGCAGGCCGTCGACGATCGTCTGCTGACCGAACGGGACCCGTCAGAGATCACCGACGTCTCCGTGGTGGAGGTGCGACCGGGCGAGTGGTTCACGGTCGAGCTCCGGCGGTTCCAGGGAGAGATCAGGCTCCGAGGCGACGACGGATCGGTTGTCGCGACGGAGCCGAAGGGCGCGCCCCTCGACTACGGCCTCGCCCTCTCCTGGACCGACGATCGGTGGACCGTCGACGAGGTGGGCCTCACGGCGGCACCTGGATGACGCGCACCCTGACAGTGGCACTCGCTCTTGCGGCAGTCGCCCATCTGACCTCTGTGCCCGGACCGCCGTCCAACGGCCTGCCGGGGAGCACTCGGAGCCAGATCGCGGCGGCGGCCAACAGCAGGTACGTCGACCTCGCCGCAGACCGATCCCAGCGCCAACACGCCGAGGAGGCGAACCCCGTCACCCAGGCCGCCACCGGCCGCGAATGGAGGTCCGTCAACGCGATCGGGTGCACGCGCGGCCTGTTGCCCGCTGCCCCGGACGTCGACGGGCTGTGCGACGACGGTCTTCCCTCGGTGTACGTCATGCAGTGCGACCCCGCCGACTGGCAGCTGCCCCGCTGGCGCAGCTACCGCGGCCCCGGCGCGAGCGCATGGAGCCCGTGGGAGCAGGTCGACTACGGCACGTGCCCGGCGGACCGGGTCCCGGCGATGACGGCCGAGGACTTCCGGCGGCTCCCACTGCCCGCGCCGACGCTCGTCATGCAGCCGGAGGGCGACTGGGTGCTGGTGAACATCGAGACGATCGTGCGGACCGACCCCACGCCGGTCGTCCTCACCACGGACCTGCTGGGGTACCAGGTGGAGGTCGAGGCGCGCCCCGCCGTCTTCGCGTACGACTTCGGCGACGGCTCGGAGCCCCTCGTCACACGGGACCCCGGCAGCGCCTGGCCGGACTTCACCACGCACCACGTCTACGAGCGGCCCGGTCAGGCGTCGATCACGCTCACCACCACGTGGACCGGCCGGTACCGGCTCGTCGGCACCGACGACTGGCTGGACGTCGCCGGCACGGCCCGCACCACGACGACCGGCCCCGCCTTCCGCATCGAGGAGCGCACGTCCCGCCTGGTCGCGGACCTGTGCACGGACCGGCCCACGCCTCCGGACTGCTGAGGCCCGTCATGCGCGGGTCAGCCGCCCGTCAGGGGCAGCTGTCGGCCGGGGGTTCGCCGGCGAACCGCTCGTGCGTCCACGCGAGCAGGTCCGGCACCAACGGGGAGTCGGCCTCCACGAGGGCGACGTGGTCGAGCCCCGCGTACGAGCGGTGGTCGACGGCGTACCCGGCGGAGCACCGCTCGTCCACGTACTCGTCCTGGGAGGACGCCACGACGATCGAGTCCGCTGTGCCCTGCGCCACGAGCAGCGGCGCGGGGATGGGACCGGACGGCACGTTCTGGTCGAGCCGCTCGCCGAACGCACCCGTGTAGGGGTCGGCGTGCTCCCACACCGGCTGGTCGAGCAGCAGCGCTGTCAGTGCGGAGACCACCACGCCACGCTCGGCGAGGCACCGCTGCGCCATCTCCTGGACGATCACGCGGGCGCCGGGCCGCACGACCTCGTCGAGCCGCACGTCCGGGTACGTCGTGGCGTACCCCTGCGCGAGGTACGCGGCGAACAGCGCGCCCACCGAGACCTCGGGCAGGTGCGCGAGCAGCGCGGACGGGTTCGACGCGGGGGCCAACGCCGCGACGCCGAGCAGCTCGACGTCCGGCGCGTACTGCGGCCCGACGATGCCCGTCCACAGCGCCGCACCGCCGCCCTGGGAGTGCCCCCAGGCCACGTTCCGGTCGCTCAGGGCGACGTCGTCGAGCTCGTGCGCCGCGCGGACCGCGTCCAGGACGTCGTACGCCGCCGCCCGCCCGACGAGGTACGCGTGCGGCCCGTCGGTGCCCAGGCCCGCGTAGTCGGTCGCGACGAGGGCCCAGCCCTGCGCGAGGACGTCGTCCAGGACGAACATCGCGCCTGCCGCGAGGCCGTCCGGCAGCACCGACGGCGCGCAGCCGGGGGTCACGCCCGTCGTGCCGTGCGCCCACGCGACGACGTCGGCGGGCCGGGCGTCCGCGCCCGTCGCGGCCCGCGGCGCGACGACCAGGCCGGACGCCACGGTCGGCGTCCCGTCCTCGCGGGTCGTCGTGTAGAGGATGCGCCACGCCGTCGCGTCGGCGGGCACCTCGGTGGACGCGAAGGGCTCGCTCCTCAGCAGGCGCCCCGGCTCGTCGGGCACGTCGGCGGGCGCGGCGTAGAAGTCGTCGGGCTGGTGCGTGCCGCGGTCGATGCCGATGCCCACGGCCACCAGTGCGAGGGTGACGACGAGCGCCGCGACCTCGCCTGCGACCCGCCGCGCTCCCGGACGCGCGCGCCGCTCCCAGCGGGTGGGGCGGTGCGGACCGCGGCCGCGCACGGCCGCAGCGACCCCGCGCAGACCGGCGAAGAGCACGCTCACCCCGACGAGCACGGCGACGACGAGCACGGTGACGTCCGGCCACGCGAGCGCCAGGGCGCCGAGCAGCAGCGACGTGGCACCCGACAGCAGCGCGCCAGCGCGCCCCGACCCGCTCGCGCGCTGCGCAGCGAGGACATCGAGGACGCCGTCGAGGACGAGGACCGCGCCGACCGCGACGGCGAGCACCCGGATCGTCGGCCCGGGCCACAGCACGACGACGAGCGCAGCAGCCAGGTACGCGACGCCGGCGAGCCACCACCAGCGCGACGGCACGACGTCCGCCGTGGCGCCGTCGGCCGCCGGGCGGCCGGTGACCAGCCGGACCACGCCCAGCACCACGAGGCCGACGGCGACGCCGACCACCAGCACTGCGAGCGACACGAACGGCCGCAGCGCCAGCACCGCACCCACCGGCACGGCGACCAGCGACCCGACGAGCAGCGTCCACCGTCGCGCGCCGCCGCCGAGTCCTGCCGCACGAGCGCGTGCGTCGAGCCCTGTCATGCCCCCGACCGTACCGACGTGGCGCCCCGGGCCCGACGTCTCCGCGTGCGCTGCGCGCCGTGACGCGGGCGACGCCTCGGGACAGGGTCTCGCGCCGGGCTCGATGAGAGCGTCCTCACACTTTGGGGTGACGCGGGCGACGCGGCGGCCATCCGGGCGGCATGCTAGGGCGCCTGGGCGATTCGTCCGGATGGTCCGACGACGACGGGAGGCTCGGTGCTCGAGCAGCCATGGCCTTCCCCGGGTCCGGGTCCGCAGCAGCCGCGCGACGCGCACCGCCAGCACTGGGCGAACGACGCACGCCACCGACCGCCCACCGGTGGTTCCGCGGCGTCGTCCGGACCTGACGCGTGGGGCGAGCGCCCGGCGCGTGAGCCGGCCGTCCGGCGGCGGGCCGACCGCGTCCACCGCGACGACGCGGTCGCGCGGGACGGCGTCGAGCGCAGCGGCCACGAGGACGGCGTCGGGCGTCCCGACGCTCCGGCGCGTGACGGCCGGGAGCCCGAGCGGCGCCGCCCGTCGTCCGCGCGCTGGGTGCCCGCCGAGGAGTGGATCCCCGACCCGACGCCGGCTCCCGAGCAGCGCTGGAGCCCGGAGCAGGACTGGCTCGCGGCGTTCGCGGACCGTGGCGAGGCCGCCGAGCCGCCGTCCGCCCGGTCGCGCGCCGGGAGGGGCCGGTGGGTCGTGGCCGGTGGGGCGGTCCTCGTGCTGGGGGTCGCGCTCGCGGTCGGGCTCCTCGCCTTCCTGTGACCTGCACGGCCGGGGCTCGTCGGGCACGCGTCCGGTGTTGCGCGGGCGTCCGTCGCAGGCCCGCCGTCGGCTCGTTACGGTGGACGCGTGAGCGACGCCCCCGGACCCGACGCCCCCGGACCCGCAGCCGTCCCGGACCACGAGCTGCGCACCGACGGTGAGCGTCGGACCGTCGCGGCGCTCGACGCCGCGGGTCTGGCGTACGTGCGCACGCGGCACGGGCGCGTGGGGTCGCTCGCGGAGGCCGCCGCTGCTCGGGGCATCGAGCCCGCCGACCTCGTGAAGACGATCGTGGTGAGGCGCGGGGACGACGACTTCCTGCTCGTCCTGCTGCCGGGCGACCGGACGATCTCGTGGCCGAAGCTGCGTGCGCTGCTCGGTGTGAGTCGCCTGTCGATGCCCGACGCGGCGGTCGCGAAGGACGTCACCGGGTTCGAGCGCGGCACGATCACGCCGTTCGGCGCGACGCGCGCCTGGCCGGTCGTGGTGGACGCCAGGGCGTCGGGGCGGCGCGTGTCGATCGGCGGCGGGGGCCACGGCGTGGGGATCCAGCTGGCGACCGACGACCTCGTGCGGGCGCTGGGCGCGACGGTCGCGGACGTCAGCGAGGCTGCCTGACCCGTTCGGGTCAGCACCGAGTCAAGCAGGGGTCAAGTCCCGGTTGGAGAAGCGTAGAGTCCTCGGGAACACGCGCCCAGGGGTGCGCGTTGTGACGCAGCGGGACCCCGTTCGCCGCGCCGATGTCGGTGCCGGTGGGTAGTTTTCGTCCCGCCCGTCGCACCCCCGGTACGACGACGTACCGGACCAGCCACGAGGAGCGCGAACGCCACGATGACCGAGCTGACTGCTGCGATCGAGCGCGCCCCGGAGCCGACGGACCACGAGATCCGCGTCGAGCACCGTGCGGGACGGGCCGTCGTCTGTCTGGTCGGCGAGATCGACGCGTCGCTGCGCCAGTCGGCGTCGGCGTCCATGGGCATCGCGCTGATGAGCGGTCTGCCGCTGCTCGTCGACGCGAGCCAGGCGACGTTCATCGACTCGTCCGGTGTGGCGTTCGTCCTGCAGCTGCACCTGGCGGCCTCCGAGGCGGGCGTCGAGCTGACGCTGCACGACCCGAACCACGTGCTGCGGGACATGCTCGAGATGGTCGGCCTGAGCGGCGCGATCCCCGACGACGTCTGACGCCGTCGCGGGTCGACCGCGGCGATGTCGGAACCCTCGGTTACGTTCCGGGCATGCGGTTGCTGCACACGTCGGACTGGCACCTGGGCCGGACCCTGCACGGGGTCGACCTGCTGGACCACCAGGCGACCTACCTGGACCACCTCGTCGACGTCGCGCGCTCGGAGCAGGTCGACGCGGTCGTCGTCGCCGGTGACGTGTACGACCGCGCCATCCCGCCCGTCGAGGCCGTGACGCTGCTGTCCGACACGCTCGCGCGCCTCGCGGAGCACACCACGGTCGTCGTGACGTCGGGCAACCACGACTCGGCGACGCGCCTGGGATTCGGCTCCGCGCTCATGCGCGAGCGCGTACGGCTGCGCACACGCGTCGCGTCGCTGGCGGAGCCGGTCGAGGTGGCGGGCGTGCTGGTCTACGGCCTGCCGTACCTCGACCCCGACGTGTGCCGGGCGGAGCTCGCGCCCGTCGGCGCCGACGGTGCGCGCACCCTGCTCGCCCGCTCGCACGAGGCCGTGACGCACGCCGCGATGACGCGGGTGCGGGCCGACGTCGCGGCACGGCCCGGCGGTGAGCGGCCGCGTGTCGTGGTCGCCGCGCACGCCTTCGTCGTCGGAGGTCGGGCCAGCGAGTCGGAGCGTGACATCCGGGTCGGCGGGGTCGACCACGTGCCGGCGGACGTGTTCGCGGGCGCGGACTACGTGGCGCTGGGCCACCTGCACGGTCCGCAGGTGGTCAACGGGCCTGCGGGGACGGTCCTGCGGTACTCCGGCTCCCCCCTCGCGTACTCGTTCTCCGAGCAGCACCACGCCAAGTCCTCCGTGCTGGTGGACCTGTCCGGCCCCGAGCCGGTCACGACGCTGCTGCCCGCGCCCGTCCCGCGCCGCATGGCCGACGTGACGGGCACCCTCGAGGACCTGCTGACGGCGGCCGGCGAACCGTACGTCGACGACTGGGTCCGCGTGACCGTCACCGACGCCGTGCGGCCCACGGACCTGTTCCGCCGCGTCAGGCAGCGGTTCGCGCACGCCCTGGTCGTGCAGCACCGCCCCGACCGCCCGGACGCGTCGCTCACGCGCCCGGCCCTCGTGACCGCAGCGGCCGACCCCGTCGAGGTCGCCGCGGACTTCGTCGCGCACGTGACCGGAGGCCGTCCGACTGCTGCCGAGCGGCAGGTGCTGCGCGCGGCGCACGAGCACGTCGCGGCTGCGGAGCGGAGCGCCTGATGCACCTGCGCTCCCTGACCGTCCAGGCCATCGGTCCGTTCGCGGACCGGCACACCGTGGACCTCGACGCCCTCGGGTCCTCCGGCCTCTTCCTGCTGGAAGGCCCCACCGGCTCGGGCAAGTCCACGCTCATCGACGCGATCGTCTTCGCGTTGTACGGGAAGGTCGCGGGCGCGGACGCGTCGGACGAGCGGCTGCGGTCCGCGTACGCGGCGGACGACGTCGAGAGCGTCGTCGACCTCGTCTTCGAGGTGCCCTCCGGGGTGTACCGCGTGCGCCGCACACCGGCGTACCAGCGGGCCAAGCGCCGCGGCACCGGCACGACGACCGCCCAGGCGAGCGTCAAGGCGTGGCGGCTGCCCGCGGACGTCGACGTCAGCGCCGGACCGGACTCCCTGGACGGTGTCGGCGTCCTGCTGGGGACCCGGCTCGACGAGGTCGGTGCCGAGCTGCAGCGCGCCGTCGGCCTGGACCGCCTGCAGTTCGTCCAGACGGTCGTGCTGCCGCAGGGCGAGTTCGCGCGGTTCCTGCGGGCCAGCGGTGAGGAGCGTCGCGTCCTGCTGCAGAAGATCTTCGGCACGCAGGTCTACGAGCAGATGCAGCAGCGCCTCGCCGCGCTGCGCGCGGAGGCCGCGCGGACGGTCGAGGCGTCGCGCACGCGGCTGGGCGAGGCGGTGTCGCACCTGCTGGGGGCGTGCGCACTGGGGCCCGACGAGCAGGTGGCGACGCGGGCCGCGCTCGACGAGGCTGCCCTCGGGGCGCCCGTCGCCGAGCGCGTCGCGGAGGTCGTCGTCGCGACCACGGCGGTGCTGGACGCCGCAGCCGACGCGCTCGCGCACGACGCCGCGACCGCACGGACGACGTGGGAGGCCGCGCGTACCGGCCTCGAGCGCGCCCGCGCCACCGCGGCGCTCGCCGCCCGCCGGGACGCGCTGCGGGCAGAGCGGTCGTCCCTCGAGGCGACGGCGGGGCAGCATGAGGACGACGTGCGACGGCTCGCGCGGGCGCGGGCTGCCGCGGCCGTGCGTCCGCTGCTCACGGGATGGCAGGACGCGTCGACGGCCCACGAGGCGGCGGCGAAGGCGCTCGTCGCCGCAGCCGACACGGCACCGGTCGACCTGCTGCCGGCGGGCGGCGCGGTGCCGGAGCTGCTGGGTGTGCCCGGCGCCACGTGGCCGGGGGACGGCGTGGACGCCGAGCCGGGCGGTGCGGCGGACGTCGCCGGTGTCGCGGAGCTGCTCGACGCGTGGCGTCCGCGCCTGCGGGCTGAGCGCGCCGCAGCCGCGGACGGCGCAGCGGCGCTGCGCCGGACCGTCGAGCTGGAGGCCGGCCTGACCGCTCGTCGTCGGGCGGTCCGCGAGCTCTCGGCGGTGCTCGACGACCTGCGCACGGAGGTCGACGCCGCGGCGGCGTGGCTCGCCGAGCGTCCGGCGTCGCGGGCCGCGCTCGAGCTGGAGCGCGACGACGCACGCGGGCGAGCGGGACGGGCCGACGCCGCCGAGGCGGCGCGGGCCGCGGCGCGCGCGCTCGTCGCGGACGTGGCCGCGCTGACCGCCGCGCGCGGGGAGCTCGCCGACGCGCAGACGGCGGTGACGGCTGCGGCCGGTGCCGCCCGGGCCGCGCTCGCCACCGAGGCCGCCCTGCGCGCCGCGCGCGTCGCGGGTCTCGCCGGCGAGCTCGCCGCCGGGCTCGTCGAGGGCGACCCGTGCCCGGTCTGCGGCGCGTGCGAGCACCCGGCCCCCGCGTCGGTCGGCGCCGACCACGTCACGGCGGAGCGGGTGCTGGCGGCCGAGCAGGCGCGGGCCGCCGCCGAGGCCGGTCTCGCGGACGCCGGTGCCCGACGTGCCGGGCTCGCGGAGCGCGTCGACGGCCTCGCAGCGCGCACGGGTGACCACGACGCGGCGTCGGCCGCCGCCGGCCTGCGGGACGCCGAGGCGCAGATCGCCGCCGTCGCCGCCGCGGCCGCACGGGTCGAGGCCCTGGACGCCGAGATCGTCGCGCACGACGCCGCGACGCGCCGCCGCGAGGCCGTCCGCGACGAGGTGCTCGCCCAGGTCCGTGCCGCGGAGCTGACCCTCGAGACGGAGCGGGACGCGCTCGCGCGCGCCGAGGCCGAGGTGGCCGAGGCGCGCGGTGAGCACCCGACCGTCGCGGCACGCCACGCCGCCCTCGACGAGCGGGCGCGGCAGGCCGCCGCCCTGCTCGACGCGCTCGACGCCGAGCGGACCACGGCCGCCGACGCAGGCCGCCGCCGGCACGAGCTCGACCTCGCGCTCGCCGAGCACGGCCTCGACGACGACGCCGCGCGCGACTCGTGGTGCCCGGCGTCCGTGGTCAGCGACCTCGAGCACCGCGTGCTCGCGCACACCAGCGCTGCGGCGCGGGTCGCCGCGGGCCTGGCGGACCCCGAGGTCCTCGCGCTGCCGCAGGACGTGGACACCGACGTCGCAGGTGCCGAGGCCGCCGAGCTCGCCGCCCGCCGCGCCGCGTCCGACGCCGAGGGCCGCGCACAGGTCGCGGCGTCCCGCGCCGAGGCCGCCGCCGAGGGAGCCGCCCGGGTCCGGCGCGCCGCCGACGCGCTCGACGCCGCCGTCGCGGCGGCCGGTCCCGTCACCCGCATGGCCAACCTCGCGTCCGGCACGGGCAGCGACAACGCGCAGGCCTTGTCCCTCGCGACGTACGTGCTGGGCCGCCGGTTCGAGGACGTGGTGGCCGCCGCCAACGAGCGGCTCGCGGTCATGTCCGACGGCCGGTACGAGCTCGTGCGGTCCGACGAGAAGGAGGACGTCCGCACGCGCGCCATCGGCCTGGCGATGCGGGTCGTCGACCACCGCACCGAGCGCGCCCGTGACCCGCGGACCCTGTCCGGCGGCGAGACCTTCTACGTGTCGCTGTGCCTCGCGTTGGGCATGGCCGACGTCGTCACCGCCGAGGCGGGCGGGGTCGAGCTGGGCACGCTGTTCGTCGACGAGGGGTTCGGAGCCCTTGACCCGCACGTCCTGGACCAGGTGCTGGCCGAGCTCGGTCGCCTGCGCCATGGCGGTCGCGTCGTCGGCATCGTCTCCCACGTCGAGGCGCTGAAGCAGGCCGTCGCGGACCGCATCGAGGTCCGTCCGACACCGGGCGGGCCGAGCACCCTGACCGTCCTCGCGGGATAACGGGACGTCACGCCACCAGGGCCGACCGCCCGTCGCGGGACGTCACCAGGTCCAGCCGCGCGCCGCGAGCTCGACCTCCTCGCGGAACCGCTCCTTCGCGTCCCCCTTGGCCGCGGGACGCACCTCGACGCCCGCGAGCTGGCAGGCCTCCGCGAGCAGCTGGTCGTACGCGAGCTGCGACGCGATGATCCGCTCGGCCCGCGCGAACGTCCGCTCGTCGTCCTCGAGCTGACGCACGTGGTTGGCGACCGCGCCCAGACGCTGCTGGACCCGCAGCGTCACGAACGGGTCGTACGGCTCGACCGGCCGGTGCCGCAGGCGGTCCGCGACGGCCTCCAGGGCCTCGGCCAGCCGGGCCCGCCAGCGCGGGGGCTCGTCCGCGGAGGGGATGAACGCCCAGATGGAGACCAGCAGCACGGTGGGTGCCACCGAGAACAAGAGGAGAGCCCAGATCATCGCGCGTCCTCCGTCGAACGTGCTCCCAGCGTAGGCACTCGGTGTGACGCATGCCACACGAATAGCGGGTGATGCGACGACGTCCGGGCGGGGCGTGGCCGGGCAGGCTCCTGCCCCCTACGGTGGGGCCCCGACGACGGCACGAGAGGGGCACGCATGGGCAAGGGGCTGGTGGTAGGCCTCGTCGCGCTCGGTCTCGTCGGCGTCGGTGCGTACGTCGCCGACGGGTTCGCGCGTGACAGCGCCGAGGACAGCGCGGCGGTCCTCCTGTCGCAGCGCCTCCAGGTGGACGGCACGCCCGACGTGCGGATCGACGGTTTCCCGTTCTTCCCGCAGCTGCTCGCGCGGTCGCTGGACGACGTGCGCGTGTCCGCCCGGGGCGTCGAGCTCGAGGGTGTCGAGGTGACGGACGTCGTCGTCGACGCCACGGACGTGTCCCTCGACCAGCCGTACCAGGTCGGCACCCTGCGGCTCGAGGCGACGGTGCCCACGTCGACGGTGGAGCAGGTCGTCGCCGACCGGGTGCCCGTGGACGTCGCCGTCGACGGCGGGATGCTGCGCGCGTCGGGCGAGATCCTCGGCATCCCGCTCAGCGCCGGGCTCGTGCCCCGCGTGGTCGACGGGCGCCTCCAGGTCGACGTCCAGGACGTCACGCTCGGAACGGGCGAGCTGCGGCTCGAGGACCTGCCGGGAGACGTCGCCGAACGGCTCGTCGGGATCGAGGTGCCGCTCGACGGCCTGCCCGCCGGCATCGTGCTCGAGCAGGCGGTCGTGGTGCCGGACGGCGTGCGGGTCACCGCGTCGGGCACGGACGTCGACCTGGAGCGGCTGCCGTGAGCGCGGGGGCCCTCGCGGCCGTCACGACGACGCTGCTGGCGACCCCGTCCCCGGGGGGCGAGGGTCTGGCCGGGCTGTGGGAGCAGGTCACGACGCCGCAGCCCGCGCCGGAGCGCATGACGGTGCTCGTCGTCGGCGCGGTCGTGCTGGCCGCCCTCGCCGTGCCGTTCGTGTGGCACCTGCTGCGGCACGGCCTGACGATCGTGCACGAGGCCGCGCACGCCGCGGTCGCGGTGCTGGCCGGGCGACGGCTCTCGGGCATCCGCGTGCACTCGGACACCTCGGGCCTCACCGTCTCCCGCGGGCGGCCCCGCGGCCCCGGCATGATCGCCACCGTCGCGGCGGGGTACCCCGGGCCGGCCGTGCTCGGCGTCGCCGCCGCGTGGCTGCTGTCCCGCGGGTACGCGCTCGGCGTGCTGTGGCTGCTGCTCCTGGTCGTGGTGCTCGTGCTGCTGCAGATCCGCAACTGGTACGGGCTGTGGGCGGTCCTGGTCAGCGGCGTCGCGCTCGTCGTCGTGACCCTGTGGGCGCCCGCTCAGCTGCAGACCGTGGTCGCCGCCGGGCTCACGTGGTTCTTCCTGCTCGGGGCACCGCGCGCGGTGCT
This window harbors:
- a CDS encoding ArsR/SmtB family transcription factor; the protein is MPDGVFAALSHPTRRAVLRELARRDWMLVGELADALDVAGPTLSGHLRILREADLVIAERRGTTIRYTANASVVESAFAGFLQSLGVGRAAPPTE
- a CDS encoding DUF1361 domain-containing protein, whose product is MLTSLVVGVLLMNVFAAVLVVVRAPVYGARLYRPMLLNLVLSAAPLVVLGLAVVVLLPLVVVGTPRPVVWVVGAVLGLVWLLLLPNSGYLITELNLNHRREGERVPEWYDVLSVLVLAMSGVLTTVLNVFLVVLVALVVGGVDSAEPLTGTTARLLEGVLLLLVAFGIYLGRHVRLNSWDVKHPRHLVRKVLGHLRTPGALGNAIGFTLIGATFFALMYLVMIGPVVRGLVDVEQLRNMTGS
- a CDS encoding DUF6318 family protein gives rise to the protein MPVRPQGMDEPTAAGATAAATHFFELYDYAFSTGDAGPLRALSAESCTYCNEVVQQVQQAVDDRLLTERDPSEITDVSVVEVRPGEWFTVELRRFQGEIRLRGDDGSVVATEPKGAPLDYGLALSWTDDRWTVDEVGLTAAPG
- a CDS encoding lipase family protein, yielding MTGLDARARAAGLGGGARRWTLLVGSLVAVPVGAVLALRPFVSLAVLVVGVAVGLVVLGVVRLVTGRPAADGATADVVPSRWWWLAGVAYLAAALVVVLWPGPTIRVLAVAVGAVLVLDGVLDVLAAQRASGSGRAGALLSGATSLLLGALALAWPDVTVLVVAVLVGVSVLFAGLRGVAAAVRGRGPHRPTRWERRARPGARRVAGEVAALVVTLALVAVGIGIDRGTHQPDDFYAAPADVPDEPGRLLRSEPFASTEVPADATAWRILYTTTREDGTPTVASGLVVAPRAATGADARPADVVAWAHGTTGVTPGCAPSVLPDGLAAGAMFVLDDVLAQGWALVATDYAGLGTDGPHAYLVGRAAAYDVLDAVRAAHELDDVALSDRNVAWGHSQGGGAALWTGIVGPQYAPDVELLGVAALAPASNPSALLAHLPEVSVGALFAAYLAQGYATTYPDVRLDEVVRPGARVIVQEMAQRCLAERGVVVSALTALLLDQPVWEHADPYTGAFGERLDQNVPSGPIPAPLLVAQGTADSIVVASSQDEYVDERCSAGYAVDHRSYAGLDHVALVEADSPLVPDLLAWTHERFAGEPPADSCP
- a CDS encoding aminoacyl-tRNA deacylase, whose protein sequence is MRTDGERRTVAALDAAGLAYVRTRHGRVGSLAEAAAARGIEPADLVKTIVVRRGDDDFLLVLLPGDRTISWPKLRALLGVSRLSMPDAAVAKDVTGFERGTITPFGATRAWPVVVDARASGRRVSIGGGGHGVGIQLATDDLVRALGATVADVSEAA
- a CDS encoding STAS domain-containing protein, which produces MTELTAAIERAPEPTDHEIRVEHRAGRAVVCLVGEIDASLRQSASASMGIALMSGLPLLVDASQATFIDSSGVAFVLQLHLAASEAGVELTLHDPNHVLRDMLEMVGLSGAIPDDV
- a CDS encoding exonuclease SbcCD subunit D, encoding MRLLHTSDWHLGRTLHGVDLLDHQATYLDHLVDVARSEQVDAVVVAGDVYDRAIPPVEAVTLLSDTLARLAEHTTVVVTSGNHDSATRLGFGSALMRERVRLRTRVASLAEPVEVAGVLVYGLPYLDPDVCRAELAPVGADGARTLLARSHEAVTHAAMTRVRADVAARPGGERPRVVVAAHAFVVGGRASESERDIRVGGVDHVPADVFAGADYVALGHLHGPQVVNGPAGTVLRYSGSPLAYSFSEQHHAKSSVLVDLSGPEPVTTLLPAPVPRRMADVTGTLEDLLTAAGEPYVDDWVRVTVTDAVRPTDLFRRVRQRFAHALVVQHRPDRPDASLTRPALVTAAADPVEVAADFVAHVTGGRPTAAERQVLRAAHEHVAAAERSA